A region of Homo sapiens chromosome 17, GRCh38.p14 Primary Assembly DNA encodes the following proteins:
- the KLHL10 gene encoding kelch-like protein 10 isoform 1 (isoform 1 is encoded by transcript variant 1), with protein MEMESAAASTRFHQPHMERKMSAMACEIFNELRLEGKLCDVVIKVNGFEFSAHKNILCSCSSYFRALFTSGWNNTEKKVYNIPGISPDMMKLIIEYAYTRTVPITPDNVEKLLAAADQFNIMGIVRGCCEFLKSELCLDNCIGICKFTDYYYCPELRQKAYMFILHNFEEMVKVSAEFLELSVTELKDIIEKDELNVKQEDAVFEAILKWISHDPQNRKQHISILLPKVRLALMHAEYFMNNVKMNDYVKDSEECKPVIINALKAMYDLNMNGPSNSDFTNPLTRPRLPYAILFAIGGWSGGSPTNAIEAYDARADRWVNVTCEEESPRAYHGAAYLKGYVYIIGGFDSVDYFNSVKRFDPVKKTWHQVAPMHSRRCYVSVTVLGNFIYAMGGFDGYVRLNTAERYEPETNQWTLIAPMHEQRSDASATTLYGKVYICGGFNGNECLFTAEVYNTESNQWTVIAPMRSRRSGIGVIAYGEHVYAVGGFDGANRLRSAEAYSPVANTWRTIPTMFNPRSNFGIEVVDDLLFVVGGFNGFTTTFNVECYDEKTDEWYDAHDMSIYRSALSCCVVPGLANVEEYAARRDNFPGLALRDEVKYSASTSTLPV; from the exons ATGGAGATGGAGAGCGCGGCGGCCTCCACACGTTTCCACCAGCCTCACATGGAGAGGAAGATGAGTGCGATGGCCTGTGAGATCTTCAACGAGCTTAGACTAGAGGGCAAGCTCTGCGACGTGGTCATCAAGGTCAATGGCTTTGAGTTCAGTGCCCATAAGAACATCCTCTGTAGCTGCAGTTCCTACTTTAG agcTTTGTTTACAAGTGGCTGGAACAACACTGAAAAGAAGGTATACAACATCCCTGGCATTTCTCCCGACATGATGAAGCTAATCATTGAGTATGCATACACCCGGACCGTGCCTATCACACCGGACAATGTGGAGAAACTGCTTGCTGCTGCAGACCAGTTTAACATCATGGGTATCGTCAGGGGTTGCTGCGAGTTCCTCAAGTCAGAGCTGTGCTTGGATAATTGTATCGGCATCTGTAAGTTCACGGACTACTACTACTGTCCTGAGCTGAGGCAGAAGGCCTACATGTTCATACTGCACAACTTTGAGGAGATGGTGAAAGTCTCGGCAGAATTTTTAGAGCTCTCGGTCACTGAACTTAAGGATATCATTGAGAAAGATGAGCTCAATGTCAAACAGGAAGATGCTGTATTTGAGGCCATTTTAAAGTGGATTTCTCATGACCCCCAAAATAGAAAGCAGCACATTTCAATTTTGCTTCCTAAG GTTCGCCTGGCCCTAATGCATGCTGAGTACTTCATGAACAATGTTAAGATGAATGACTATGTCAAAGACAGTGAGGAATGCAAACCAGTCATCATTAATGCCCTAAAGGCCATGTATGACCTCAACATGAATGGACCCTCTAATTCTGATTTCACCAACCCACTCACCAGACCACGCTTGCCCTATGCCATCCTCTTTGCAATTGGTGGCTGGAGTGGTGGGAGCCCCACCAATGCCATTGAGGCATATGACGCTCGGGCAGACAGATGGGTGAATGTTACTTGTGAGGAAGAGAGTCCCCGTGCCTACCATGGGGCAGCCTATTTGAAAGGCTATGTGTATATCATTGGGGGGTTTGATAGTGTAGACTATTTCAATAGTGTTAAGCGTTTTGACCCAGTCAAGAAAACTTGGCATCAGGTGGCCCCGATGCACTCCAGACGTTGCTATGTCAGTGTGACAGTCCTCGGCAATTTTATTTATGCCATGGGAGGATTTGATGGCTACGTGCGTCTAAACACTGCTGAACGTTATGAGCCAGAGACCAATCAATGGACACTCATCGCCCCCATGCACGAACAGAGGAGTGATGCAAGCGCCACAACACTTTATGGGAAG GTCTACATATGTGGTGGGTTTAATGGAAACGAGTGCCTGTTCACAGCAGAAGTGTATAACACTGAAAGTAATCAGTGGACAGTCATAGCACCCATGAGAAGCAGGAGGAGTGGAATAGGCGTGATTGCTTATGGAGAACATGTATATGCG GTAGGTGGCTTTGATGGAGCTAATCGACTTAGGAGTGCCGAAGCCTACAGCCCTGTGGCTAACACTTGGCGCACAATCCCCACTATGTTTAATCCTCGTAGCAATTTTGGCATCGAGGTGGTGGATGACCTCTTGTTTGTGGTGGGTGGCTTTAATGGTTTTACCACCACCTTTAATGTTGAGTGCTATGATGAAAAGACCGATGAGTGGTATGATGCTCATGACATGAGTATATACCGCAGTGCTCTGAGCTGCTGTGTAGTACCAGGGCTGGCCAATGTTGAGGAATAT
- the KLHL10 gene encoding kelch-like protein 10 isoform 2 (isoform 2 is encoded by transcript variant 3) yields MMKLIIEYAYTRTVPITPDNVEKLLAAADQFNIMGIVRGCCEFLKSELCLDNCIGICKFTDYYYCPELRQKAYMFILHNFEEMVKVSAEFLELSVTELKDIIEKDELNVKQEDAVFEAILKWISHDPQNRKQHISILLPKVRLALMHAEYFMNNVKMNDYVKDSEECKPVIINALKAMYDLNMNGPSNSDFTNPLTRPRLPYAILFAIGGWSGGSPTNAIEAYDARADRWVNVTCEEESPRAYHGAAYLKGYVYIIGGFDSVDYFNSVKRFDPVKKTWHQVAPMHSRRCYVSVTVLGNFIYAMGGFDGYVRLNTAERYEPETNQWTLIAPMHEQRSDASATTLYGKVYICGGFNGNECLFTAEVYNTESNQWTVIAPMRSRRSGIGVIAYGEHVYAVGGFDGANRLRSAEAYSPVANTWRTIPTMFNPRSNFGIEVVDDLLFVVGGFNGFTTTFNVECYDEKTDEWYDAHDMSIYRSALSCCVVPGLANVEEYAARRDNFPGLALRDEVKYSASTSTLPV; encoded by the exons ATGATGAAGCTAATCATTGAGTATGCATACACCCGGACCGTGCCTATCACACCGGACAATGTGGAGAAACTGCTTGCTGCTGCAGACCAGTTTAACATCATGGGTATCGTCAGGGGTTGCTGCGAGTTCCTCAAGTCAGAGCTGTGCTTGGATAATTGTATCGGCATCTGTAAGTTCACGGACTACTACTACTGTCCTGAGCTGAGGCAGAAGGCCTACATGTTCATACTGCACAACTTTGAGGAGATGGTGAAAGTCTCGGCAGAATTTTTAGAGCTCTCGGTCACTGAACTTAAGGATATCATTGAGAAAGATGAGCTCAATGTCAAACAGGAAGATGCTGTATTTGAGGCCATTTTAAAGTGGATTTCTCATGACCCCCAAAATAGAAAGCAGCACATTTCAATTTTGCTTCCTAAG GTTCGCCTGGCCCTAATGCATGCTGAGTACTTCATGAACAATGTTAAGATGAATGACTATGTCAAAGACAGTGAGGAATGCAAACCAGTCATCATTAATGCCCTAAAGGCCATGTATGACCTCAACATGAATGGACCCTCTAATTCTGATTTCACCAACCCACTCACCAGACCACGCTTGCCCTATGCCATCCTCTTTGCAATTGGTGGCTGGAGTGGTGGGAGCCCCACCAATGCCATTGAGGCATATGACGCTCGGGCAGACAGATGGGTGAATGTTACTTGTGAGGAAGAGAGTCCCCGTGCCTACCATGGGGCAGCCTATTTGAAAGGCTATGTGTATATCATTGGGGGGTTTGATAGTGTAGACTATTTCAATAGTGTTAAGCGTTTTGACCCAGTCAAGAAAACTTGGCATCAGGTGGCCCCGATGCACTCCAGACGTTGCTATGTCAGTGTGACAGTCCTCGGCAATTTTATTTATGCCATGGGAGGATTTGATGGCTACGTGCGTCTAAACACTGCTGAACGTTATGAGCCAGAGACCAATCAATGGACACTCATCGCCCCCATGCACGAACAGAGGAGTGATGCAAGCGCCACAACACTTTATGGGAAG GTCTACATATGTGGTGGGTTTAATGGAAACGAGTGCCTGTTCACAGCAGAAGTGTATAACACTGAAAGTAATCAGTGGACAGTCATAGCACCCATGAGAAGCAGGAGGAGTGGAATAGGCGTGATTGCTTATGGAGAACATGTATATGCG GTAGGTGGCTTTGATGGAGCTAATCGACTTAGGAGTGCCGAAGCCTACAGCCCTGTGGCTAACACTTGGCGCACAATCCCCACTATGTTTAATCCTCGTAGCAATTTTGGCATCGAGGTGGTGGATGACCTCTTGTTTGTGGTGGGTGGCTTTAATGGTTTTACCACCACCTTTAATGTTGAGTGCTATGATGAAAAGACCGATGAGTGGTATGATGCTCATGACATGAGTATATACCGCAGTGCTCTGAGCTGCTGTGTAGTACCAGGGCTGGCCAATGTTGAGGAATAT